A genomic segment from Tuwongella immobilis encodes:
- the mobA gene encoding molybdenum cofactor guanylyltransferase: protein MRRIAGVVLAGGESRRMGRPKAMLEIAGEPMLARVIRQLSSGCSPIVVVSAAGQPWHSVISGRLSGHLGVFWEVDRWPGEGPLGGILTAMIALQPMVDAVLVCGCDQPFLSPAVISKLIDGWQGAMVRMPVVDGQRYPLTALYAMSFLPEMLRQFEAGERRPRRLADCGSTEWVSAAEIQQVDPDLLCLRNINTPDDYENAIRVCSQVDNPNGA, encoded by the coding sequence ATGCGTCGGATTGCGGGAGTGGTGCTGGCGGGGGGCGAATCGCGGCGGATGGGGCGGCCCAAGGCGATGCTCGAAATTGCTGGGGAGCCGATGCTGGCTCGCGTGATTCGACAATTGTCGTCTGGGTGTTCGCCGATTGTGGTGGTCAGCGCGGCCGGGCAACCGTGGCATTCGGTGATCTCCGGACGATTATCGGGTCATTTGGGGGTGTTTTGGGAGGTGGATCGCTGGCCGGGCGAGGGTCCATTGGGCGGAATTCTGACGGCGATGATTGCGTTACAACCGATGGTGGATGCGGTGTTGGTGTGTGGATGCGATCAGCCGTTTCTTTCGCCTGCCGTTATATCAAAACTGATTGATGGGTGGCAGGGGGCGATGGTGCGGATGCCGGTGGTCGATGGGCAGCGGTATCCGTTGACAGCACTTTACGCGATGTCGTTTTTGCCAGAGATGTTGCGTCAATTTGAAGCGGGGGAACGGCGGCCGCGACGCTTGGCGGATTGTGGATCGACGGAATGGGTTTCGGCGGCGGAAATTCAGCAAGTCGATCCCGATTTGTTGTGTCTGCGAAATATCAACACACCGGATGATTATGAGAATGCAATCCGTGTCTGTTCGCAAGTTGACAATCCGAATGGGGCGTGA
- a CDS encoding response regulator transcription factor — protein MADKKTILIVDDDHELIDGLRALLERQGFHIIQASDGHQGKQMIYHHKPDLVILDMMMPRMGGYPVLEHFRDKGGAPPIIMITANEGSRHKAYAEYLGVVDYIRKPFPMERLLDAVNRAFNPPSEEEKTV, from the coding sequence ATGGCCGACAAAAAAACCATTCTGATCGTGGACGACGACCACGAATTAATCGATGGCCTGCGGGCACTGTTGGAACGCCAAGGGTTCCACATCATCCAAGCCTCAGATGGGCATCAAGGCAAGCAAATGATCTATCATCACAAGCCAGACTTGGTGATTTTGGACATGATGATGCCGCGGATGGGTGGTTATCCGGTGCTGGAGCATTTCCGCGACAAAGGCGGCGCCCCACCAATTATCATGATTACCGCCAATGAAGGCAGCCGGCACAAAGCCTATGCCGAATATCTGGGCGTCGTCGATTACATCCGCAAGCCCTTCCCCATGGAACGGTTACTGGATGCCGTCAATCGCGCGTTCAACCCACCTTCGGAAGAAGAAAAGACAGTCTGA
- the rnc gene encoding ribonuclease III yields the protein MPSKPVTNQPERDVLAECQQRIGYTFQRPQLLLYALTHSSGANSRQCSNERLEFLGDSVLGLITCEQVFLRFPDFQEGEMTDVKSAVVSRAACARFSEQLGLGSFLIVGKGMQLRNDVPENMLADVFESLVAAIYLDAGLDVARTFLLQFIGPEIDRVVANLNGANAKSMLQQLGQKQFGTTPRYLLLDEQGPDHNKCFKVAAEMNRKCYPAAWGRNKKEAEVKAAVNALAFINGQEIPYPSD from the coding sequence ATGCCATCGAAACCTGTCACCAACCAACCCGAACGCGATGTCTTGGCGGAGTGTCAGCAGCGGATTGGCTACACTTTCCAACGGCCGCAATTGCTTCTGTATGCGCTGACGCATTCCTCGGGTGCGAACAGTCGGCAATGTTCCAACGAACGCTTGGAATTTTTGGGCGACTCGGTGTTGGGGCTGATCACCTGCGAGCAGGTCTTTCTTCGATTCCCGGACTTTCAAGAAGGCGAAATGACCGATGTCAAGTCGGCGGTGGTGAGCCGCGCGGCGTGTGCCCGATTCAGCGAGCAACTTGGGCTGGGGTCATTCCTGATTGTCGGCAAGGGGATGCAGCTTCGCAATGATGTTCCTGAAAATATGCTTGCGGATGTTTTTGAGTCGTTGGTGGCCGCGATTTATTTGGATGCCGGGTTGGATGTTGCGCGGACATTTTTGTTGCAGTTCATCGGGCCGGAAATCGATCGGGTCGTCGCCAATCTGAACGGGGCGAATGCGAAGTCGATGCTGCAACAGCTTGGCCAGAAACAGTTTGGGACGACGCCACGCTATCTGCTGTTGGATGAACAGGGGCCGGATCACAACAAGTGTTTTAAGGTTGCGGCGGAAATGAACCGCAAATGCTACCCGGCCGCGTGGGGACGGAATAAGAAAGAGGCGGAAGTGAAGGCGGCGGTGAATGCGTTGGCGTTCATCAATGGCCAGGAGATTCCGTATCCGTCGGATTGA
- a CDS encoding tyrosine-type recombinase/integrase — translation MASVINDPNGRRRIQFKGIDDHRRTIRLGKMSRKDADSICRQVEAILGAKISGQPMPRETAIWIESLGDQLREKLAAVGLIGLEKTNDFVGYLQDWLDDRKTSGYAKQSLIAWGQVIRDLTIMFPGRSLQSMTAEDGERFRQSLMERNLRASTIHKRLTHARQFFDDAVRKGIIQANAWKHVRHRTGNVSERRAYVPTADVIRVIDHCPNVWWRLLVALARFGGLRTPSEPFSLTWADVDWERNRIAVPSPKTSRQGKPHRIIPLFPSIRPYLEAAFEAAEPGTIFVIPEMYRKRAMGPHGWRNANLRSTLGKVLRRAGVEPWPRLWHSLRSSCESDLAGKFPLAVVTKWLGNTPSIALRHYVDPTDVAFDTAANWDQIRDGQGGAKSGANPTQKQA, via the coding sequence GTGGCAAGTGTGATTAACGACCCCAACGGACGGCGGCGCATCCAATTCAAGGGAATTGATGATCACCGGCGAACCATCCGCTTGGGGAAGATGAGTCGGAAAGATGCGGATTCGATCTGCCGGCAGGTGGAAGCAATCCTCGGAGCGAAGATCAGCGGCCAACCCATGCCCCGCGAAACGGCGATCTGGATTGAGTCGCTGGGCGATCAATTGCGCGAGAAACTCGCGGCGGTTGGACTGATTGGGTTGGAAAAAACGAATGACTTCGTGGGGTATTTGCAAGATTGGTTGGATGACCGGAAAACCAGTGGATACGCCAAACAATCGCTGATCGCTTGGGGACAGGTGATTCGTGATTTGACGATTATGTTTCCCGGTCGATCGCTCCAATCGATGACTGCCGAGGATGGTGAGCGATTTCGCCAATCGCTGATGGAACGCAATCTCCGCGCTTCAACTATCCACAAACGGCTGACCCACGCACGACAATTTTTTGATGATGCGGTTCGTAAAGGCATCATCCAAGCGAACGCGTGGAAACATGTTCGGCATCGCACCGGCAATGTTTCGGAGCGGCGAGCATACGTGCCGACAGCGGATGTGATCCGAGTGATTGACCATTGCCCGAACGTTTGGTGGAGACTGCTGGTTGCGCTGGCCCGATTTGGCGGTCTGCGGACTCCGTCGGAACCGTTCAGCTTGACCTGGGCCGATGTCGATTGGGAGCGCAACCGGATCGCGGTGCCAAGCCCAAAGACTTCCCGACAAGGGAAGCCGCATCGGATCATTCCATTGTTCCCATCAATCCGACCATATCTCGAAGCAGCGTTTGAGGCTGCCGAGCCGGGAACGATCTTCGTGATTCCGGAAATGTATCGCAAGCGGGCCATGGGACCGCATGGTTGGCGGAATGCCAATCTTCGTTCGACCCTCGGAAAGGTGCTCCGCCGCGCGGGAGTTGAACCTTGGCCAAGACTTTGGCACTCGCTCAGATCTTCATGTGAGTCTGATCTGGCCGGAAAATTTCCATTGGCGGTAGTGACCAAATGGCTAGGTAACACGCCGTCGATCGCATTGCGACACTATGTTGATCCGACTGATGTGGCTTTCGATACGGCGGCGAATTGGGATCAGATCAGAGACGGGCAAGGCGGCGCAAAAAGCGGCGCAAACCCGACGCAAAAACAGGCGTAG
- a CDS encoding ribbon-helix-helix domain-containing protein, translating into MIALMEKNPANPETPDERPRGAGHYAHKRITVTLTADLEAALAQYLDRADVRPRESDVLRAAIREFLKKAGCWPPPPDKQQTSSD; encoded by the coding sequence ATGATCGCCCTGATGGAGAAGAATCCGGCTAATCCTGAAACTCCCGACGAACGCCCCCGTGGTGCTGGCCACTACGCGCACAAACGCATCACTGTTACCCTAACTGCTGATCTTGAAGCTGCTTTGGCGCAATATCTCGATCGTGCTGATGTTCGACCGCGAGAAAGCGATGTCTTGCGAGCTGCAATTCGAGAGTTTTTGAAAAAAGCTGGTTGTTGGCCTCCCCCACCTGACAAACAACAAACTAGTTCTGATTGA
- a CDS encoding Rad52/Rad22 family DNA repair protein, translated as MSEALLVCIMDALAKPFDPSEIKWKPKTIRGDKALMLPYVDARVVMDRLDEVMTIGGWHDTYKELTSEAGSVECTLSLFINGQWISKSNVGSLSEQPDDGDKLKAAYSDALKRAAVNWGIGRYLYRCAPQWVAFDPAKKVPVGHPKLVIPPRNRKALSGGAMLPDSPICQEQSERLSKVIRQLAEAVDVKPGVIWRKLLAKLNLGAEVTMSQLTVQQYQHACKIVLDELVLLETPTHVPVIAQERGDAFEPPQGNAAPFALEPPARG; from the coding sequence ATGAGCGAAGCATTGTTGGTGTGCATCATGGATGCGTTGGCCAAGCCATTCGATCCCAGCGAGATCAAATGGAAGCCAAAGACCATTCGCGGGGACAAAGCCCTGATGCTCCCGTATGTGGATGCACGGGTGGTTATGGATCGGCTGGATGAAGTCATGACCATTGGCGGCTGGCACGATACCTACAAGGAATTAACCAGCGAAGCCGGTTCGGTGGAATGCACGCTGTCGCTGTTCATCAATGGGCAATGGATCAGCAAATCCAATGTGGGATCGCTAAGCGAACAACCCGACGATGGGGACAAGCTAAAAGCAGCGTATTCCGATGCCCTGAAGCGGGCCGCGGTGAACTGGGGAATCGGTCGGTATCTCTACCGATGCGCTCCCCAATGGGTGGCATTCGACCCTGCCAAGAAAGTGCCGGTTGGCCATCCGAAATTGGTCATTCCACCGCGAAATCGAAAAGCGTTGTCCGGTGGGGCCATGCTGCCGGATTCACCGATCTGCCAAGAGCAATCGGAGCGGCTCTCGAAGGTGATTCGACAACTCGCCGAGGCGGTGGATGTCAAGCCGGGGGTGATTTGGCGAAAGTTGTTGGCCAAGCTGAATCTGGGGGCGGAAGTCACCATGAGCCAGCTCACCGTGCAGCAGTATCAGCACGCGTGCAAAATCGTGTTGGATGAACTGGTGCTCCTCGAAACACCAACGCACGTCCCAGTCATTGCCCAGGAACGGGGGGATGCCTTCGAGCCTCCCCAAGGCAACGCGGCCCCATTCGCATTGGAACCCCCCGCACGAGGATGA
- a CDS encoding helix-turn-helix transcriptional regulator, producing MEQFLTAARVARTLAIAASELESFLLEHNGPKPIQLGNRGLRWRRSEIELWIEQLIDHPRPVIRQPESVAETAPPVQSAEPLPAAATTSALPARELLPTLAQEILQVLQEANDWLHAAEIAYRISSDVSCSAGNWNRMIRRLKTEHWIISHPKLGYRIRSRS from the coding sequence GTGGAACAGTTTCTGACCGCCGCCCGAGTTGCGCGAACGCTTGCGATTGCAGCAAGCGAGCTGGAATCGTTTCTGCTGGAGCACAATGGCCCCAAACCGATCCAATTGGGGAATCGCGGTTTGCGTTGGCGGCGGTCAGAAATCGAGTTGTGGATTGAGCAGCTGATTGACCACCCGCGCCCAGTCATTCGCCAACCTGAATCGGTTGCTGAAACCGCTCCGCCGGTGCAATCTGCTGAGCCACTGCCCGCCGCTGCAACAACGTCTGCTTTACCAGCGCGGGAACTGTTGCCCACATTGGCGCAAGAAATTCTCCAGGTATTGCAGGAAGCAAATGATTGGTTGCACGCAGCCGAGATTGCCTACCGAATTTCATCAGATGTGAGCTGCAGTGCTGGCAATTGGAACCGCATGATCCGCCGCCTGAAGACTGAGCATTGGATCATCTCCCACCCCAAACTTGGCTATCGGATCCGATCCAGAAGCTGA
- a CDS encoding MBL fold metallo-hydrolase has translation MSIQFSQLASGSRGNVGFLQSGGQSVLIDVGLSPRTLQSRLATIGADVRSIRAAVLTHTHGDHWKPRSLDWLLQHRIPLFCHADHFLSMGYAWTELERMKALGLVHFFLPNEPFRVTDRISATPFWVSHDARPTFGFRFEEQALFGPLWSMAYASDLGTWDQSQLQAMANVDLLAVEFNHDEAMERRSSRPRYLIDRVLGNEGHLSNRQASELVQEVVAHSRDVLLKHLILLHLSGECNTAPLARSAAEVALFRGRSSAQILVAQQDRALPCVSLLRAKRPVQRGDSVSASGIVPVE, from the coding sequence GTGTCGATTCAATTCAGCCAATTGGCCAGCGGCTCCCGAGGCAATGTCGGATTCCTGCAATCGGGTGGGCAGAGTGTTCTGATCGATGTGGGACTCAGCCCGCGCACGCTGCAAAGTCGGCTTGCCACCATTGGAGCGGATGTCCGCTCGATCCGCGCGGCGGTGCTGACCCACACCCATGGCGATCACTGGAAGCCGCGCTCGCTGGATTGGTTGTTGCAGCATCGGATTCCATTGTTCTGTCATGCCGATCACTTTTTGAGCATGGGCTATGCCTGGACCGAACTGGAACGCATGAAAGCGTTGGGGCTTGTGCATTTTTTCTTGCCCAACGAGCCATTCCGGGTGACGGATCGCATCTCGGCCACGCCGTTTTGGGTGTCGCATGATGCCCGCCCGACGTTCGGCTTTCGCTTCGAGGAACAGGCGTTGTTCGGGCCGCTCTGGTCGATGGCATATGCCTCGGATCTTGGGACGTGGGATCAGTCGCAATTGCAAGCGATGGCCAATGTCGATCTGTTGGCGGTGGAATTCAATCACGATGAGGCGATGGAGCGACGCAGTTCTCGGCCACGGTATTTGATCGATCGCGTGCTGGGGAATGAAGGGCATCTCTCCAATCGGCAGGCGAGCGAACTGGTCCAAGAGGTGGTTGCCCACTCGCGGGATGTGCTGCTGAAGCATTTGATTTTGCTGCACCTCAGCGGCGAGTGCAATACCGCTCCGTTGGCGCGATCGGCCGCGGAGGTGGCGTTGTTTCGCGGGCGATCATCGGCGCAAATTCTGGTGGCACAACAAGATCGGGCGTTGCCATGCGTGTCGCTGCTGCGAGCGAAACGGCCCGTGCAGCGCGGTGATTCGGTCTCCGCATCGGGCATCGTCCCGGTAGAATAG
- a CDS encoding helix-turn-helix domain-containing protein — MSMEILKAKEPELPVIALRVDQAAKSLGVSDKTIYRMIKAGLPHLRFGGCLLIPVDGARAWIAEQSKSEVATDE; from the coding sequence ATGAGCATGGAAATCCTGAAGGCCAAAGAACCAGAGTTGCCGGTGATCGCTCTGCGAGTCGATCAGGCGGCGAAGTCGCTCGGGGTCAGCGACAAGACCATCTACCGAATGATCAAGGCCGGGCTACCCCATCTGCGATTTGGCGGATGTCTGCTGATCCCGGTGGATGGAGCGCGGGCATGGATCGCCGAGCAATCCAAATCGGAGGTGGCAACGGATGAATAA